Proteins co-encoded in one Rhopalosiphum maidis isolate BTI-1 chromosome 2, ASM367621v3, whole genome shotgun sequence genomic window:
- the LOC113553533 gene encoding vesicular glutamate transporter 1-like codes for MNFWENETNSSPHSQQSSYRLVDRCIRLKTTYWNREYTIILLAYIGLTIVSCQFNIYYEYFDSLVNQNKVDSNHFAYIDYYEYGYYISLIPAGILVTIYPAHNIFGISFTILSICYLIATTSVCYVDAHVHFFLQFFLGMAMATVIIAIDRVWTYWVPLDKQTIRHVPIVLHEILHEGGYIYYSITELNHIFSSYTLTLSMGLMGLAWYVVWFYVINGNQFRSLNVDVILFGGSNNHRYSFETSGFSLIRSIVSDIPWKSLYTSKPVLVIALLYVCNVQIINRKADGDFFSTEFSEWNMRTWTIIILLLVVILAELFPEIIISTSTTNIRKFWTCLYFGLMSIYFFLESIIGNALETNEILHFVLIEIEFLYTFGFYLNYLDIAPVYASLLFSLLLSMHYISSLFWELVLKTITNFKILDEAGIDMFMAVVCLAMATCYGIFASAEVQPWAADRSVEENQQDIIEDDGIPSV; via the exons ATGAATTTCTGGGAAAACGAGACTAATTCTTCTCCTCACTCTCAACAATCATCGTACAGACTCGTCGACAGATGTATCCGTTTGAAAACTACATATTGGAACAgagaatatacaataattttgctcgcgtatatag gtttaaCAATTGTGTCGTGtcagtttaatatatactatgagtATTTCGACTCTTtggtaaatcaaaataaa GTTGACTCTAATCATTTTGCTTACATAGATTACTACGAGTATGGATATTATATCAGTTTGATACCTGCCGGTATCTTGGTTACCATTTATCCAGCTCACAA tatttttgGGATTTCCTTTACCATTTTGTCGATCTGTTATTTAATCGCAACCACGAGTGTATGTTACGTAGACGCTCACGTGCATTTCTTCTTACAATTCTTTTTGGGAATGGCAATG GCCACGGTGATTATAGCGATTGACAGGGTTTGGACGTATTGGGTGCCACTGGATAAGCAGACAATACGTCACGTTCCAATAGTCCTGCACGAGATTTTACACGAAGGCGGATATATTTACTACAGCATAACCGAACTAAACCACATATTTTCATCATATACTTTAACTCTGTCTATGG GACTGATGGGGTTGGCGTGGTACGTTGTGTGGTTCTACGTGATCAATGGTAACCAATTTCGGAGCCTGAACGTCGATGTCATTTTATTTGGAGGTTCGAACAACCATCGATATTCTTTTGAAACATCCGGTTTTTCGTTAATCCGTTCAATCGTGTCGGACATACCGTGGAAGTCGTTGTATACTTCAAAGCCCGTCCTCGTGATTGCTCTATTATACGTGTGtaatgttcaaataattaatagaaaagcAGATGGTGATTTCTTCTCTACC GAATTTAGTGAATGGAATATGAGAACATGgactatcataatattgctTCTCGTCGTCATCCTGGCAGAATTATTTCCCGAGATTATTATATCCACTTCAACAACCAACATCAGAAAGTTTTGGACTTGCTTATATTTCGGTTTAAtgagcatatatttttttctggaaTCTATTATCGGCAACGCTTTAGAAACCAatgaaattttacattttgtgcTTATAGAAATAGAATTTCTTTATACTTttg GATTCTACTTAAACTATTTGGATATCGCGCCAGTTTATGCTAGCTTACTTTTTAGTCTATTGCTGAGCATGCATTATATTTCAAGTTTATTTTGGGAATTAGTCCTAAAAACAATAACCAATTTTAag ataCTAGACGAGGCCGGAATTGATATGTTTATGGCAGTAGTATGTTTAGCGATGGCAACGTGCTATGGTATTTTTGCTTCAGCGGAAGTTCAACCGTGGGCAGCAGACAGATCAGTAGAAGAAAATCAACAAGATATAATTGAAGACGACGGTATACCATCTGTGTAA
- the LOC113555109 gene encoding histone H4, with protein MTGRGKGGKGLGKGGAKRHRKVLRDNIQGITKPAIRRLARRGGVKRISGLIYEETRGVLKVFLENVIRDAVTYTEHAKRKTVTAMDVVYALKRQGRTLYGFGG; from the coding sequence ATGACCGGACGCGGCAAAGGAGGAAAAGGTCTTGGAAAAGGAGGCGCCAAACGTCATCGCAAAGTGTTGCGTGACAACATCCAGGGAATTACCAAGCCCGCCATTCGTCGGTTAGCTCGCCGTGGCGGAGTCAAGCGTATCTCCGGTTTGATTTACGAAGAGACCCGCGGTGTTTTGAAAGTGTTCCTGGAAAACGTGATCCGTGATGCAGTCACCTACACCGAGCACGCCAAGAGGAAAACCGTTACAGCCATGGACGTCGTTTACGCTCTAAAACGTCAAGGACGCACCTTGTACGGTTTCGGAGGTTAA
- the LOC113555107 gene encoding histone H2B, whose protein sequence is MAPGGKSAGKAMKKSSGKAQKNIAKSDKKRKPKRKESYAIYIYKVLKQVHPDTGVSSKAMSIMNSFVNDLFERIAAESSRLAHYNKRSTITSREIQTAVRLLLPGELAKHAVSEGTKAVTKYTSSK, encoded by the coding sequence ATGGCTCCAGGAGGTAAATCCGCAGGAAAGGCGATGAAAAAATCGTCCGGCAAGGCACAAAAGAACATCGCCAAATCCGACAAAAAACGCAAGCCCAAGAGGAAAGAATCATACGCCATCTACATCTACAAAGTATTGAAACAAGTACATCCCGACACCGGTGTTTCCTCTAAGGCAATGAGCATTATGAACAGTTTTGTCAACGATTTGTTCGAGCGTATTGCCGCCGAGTCCAGTCGTCTGGCTCACTACAACAAGCGATCGACCATCACCAGTCGGGAGATTCAAACCGCCGTCCGACTCTTGTTGCCCGGTGAATTGGCCAAGCACGCCGTCAGTGAAGGAACAAAAGCCGTAACCAAGTACACTAGTTCCAAATAa
- the LOC113553929 gene encoding histone H1A, sperm-like — protein sequence MAETVVLAAPAPVTASPASKKSPAKKKTAAAKAKKPAASHPTTSVMVTSAIKELKEKKGSSLPAIKKYLAANYKVDPAKLAPFIRKFLKAAVANGTVVQTKGTGASGHFKLPLAEVKPKKATVVKKKKPVVKKVKAPGAVKRKSTSAKKVKPASGEPTAKKVKKAVASKPKAAKPKKSPAKAKKPAGAVKPKVKKTPTKKTAAPKKK from the coding sequence ATGGCCGAAACCGTCGTTCTCGCCGCTCCCGCACCAGTCACCGCGTCGCCAGCCTCGAAAAAGTCTCCGGCCAAGAAGAAGACTGCTGCTGCCAAAGCAAAAAAACCCGCTGCGTCTCATCCGACCACTTCCGTGATGGTGACGTCTGCCATCAAGGAACTGAAGGAGAAGAAGGGTTCGTCCTTGCCGGCTATCAAGAAATACCTGGCTGCCAACTACAAAGTCGATCCCGCCAAGCTGGCGCCGTTCATCAGGAAGTTTTTGAAAGCCGCCGTCGCCAACGGAACAGTCGTTCAGACCAAAGGCACCGGCGCTTCTGGTCACTTCAAATTACCGCTTGCCGAAGTTAAACCGAAAAAGGCAACTGTAGTCAAGAAGAAGAAACCAGTCGTCAAAAAAGTCAAAGCCCCTGGTGCCGTAAAGAGGAAATCGACGTCCGCTAAGAAAGTTAAGCCCGCGTCCGGCGAACCAACAGCTAAAAAAGTCAAGAAGGCTGTAGCCTCAAAACCTAAGGCTGCCAAACCGAAGAAATCTCCGGCCAAGGCGAAAAAACCTGCTGGCGCTGTCAAACCCAAAGTGAAGAAGACTCCAACCAAAAAAACAGCAGCTCCCAAGAAGAAGTAA
- the LOC113555100 gene encoding histone H2A-like has protein sequence MVPTDGFNHHSVFESLTKQSSTQTIMSGRGKAGKSKGGKSKTRSSRAGLQFPVGRIHRLLRKGNYAERVGAGAPVYLAAVMEYLAAEVLELAGNAARDNKKSRIIPRHLQLAIRNDEELNKLLSGVTIAQGGVLPNIQAVLLPKKTEKKV, from the coding sequence ATGGTGCCTACCGATGGGTTTAATCATCATTCAGTGTTCGAATCGTTAACAAAGCAGTCAAGCACACAAACAATCATGAGCGGAAGAGGCAAAGCAGGCAAATCGAAGGGAGGTAAATCCAAGACCAGGTCGTCCCGTGCCGGACTCCAGTTCCCCGTCGGTCGTATCCATCGTCTGTTGAGGAAAGGAAATTACGCCGAGCGCGTCGGAGCCGGTGCACCGGTATACCTGGCCGCAGTTATGGAATATTTGGCAGCCGAAGTGTTGGAGTTGGCCGGTAACGCTGCCCGTGACAACAAGAAATCTCGTATCATTCCCAGACATTTGCAATTGGCAATCAGGAACGACGAAGAATTGAACAAATTGTTGTCCGGTGTTACCATCGCACAAGGCGGTGTGTTGCCCAACATCCAAGCCGTTCTTTTACCCAAAAAGACCGagaaaaaagtttaa
- the LOC113555102 gene encoding histone H3 produces MARTKQTARKSTGGKAPRKQLATKAARKSAPATGGVKKPHRYRPGTVALREIRRYQKSTELLIRKLPFQRLVREIAQDFKTDLRFQSSAVMALQEASEAYLVGLFEDTNLCAIHAKRVTIMPKDIQLARRIRGERA; encoded by the coding sequence ATGGCTCGTACCAAGCAAACCGCCCGTAAATCTACCGGAGGAAAGGCTCCCAGGAAGCAGTTGGCCACCAAAGCCGCTCGCAAGAGCGCACCCGCCACCGGAGGAGTGAAAAAGCCACATCGTTACCGTCCGGGTACAGTGGCTCTTCGTGAAATCCGTCGTTACCAAAAGAGCACGGAGTTGTTGATCCGCAAATTGCCGTTCCAACGTCTGGTGCGTGAAATCGCACAGGACTTCAAGACCGACTTGCGTTTCCAGAGCTCCGCCGTCATGGCATTGCAGGAAGCCAGCGAAGCCTATTTGGTCGGTTTGTTCGAAGACACCAACTTGTGCGCCATCCACGCCAAACGTGTCACGATCATGCCAAAGGACATCCAACTGGCTCGTCGTATCCGCGGTGAACGCGCATAA